The stretch of DNA TGGCTGAGCCCAGCGGTAACTTTGGCAGCAGCAATTGACGAATCACGGCCGTGAAAATCTCTTCTTTATTGGCAAAGTACAAATATGGCGTACCCCGCGTCACCCCTGCTGCACGAGCGATATCTTCGATCTTGGTAGCGGCATAGCCTTTTTCGACGAACAAGGCCAAGGCTGCGAGCAGGATTTCTTCAGGGCGGGCTTCTTTGCGCCGAGTCCAGCGCTTGATCGGGCAATTCATCAGTTCGTCACAATAAATAAATGAACGTTCATTTATTATCATGCCAAATCGATATCTGGGTCAACGCATAAAGCGCCAATTTAGACAGAAAAAAACCGATTTTCCCCGCAATCTGGCACCGCGCAACTGCATATTGCCGCTTGTTCTGCGGTACAATCGCCGCAACCCATTATCTGCCTGCCGGAGCCTATGCCATGAGCGAAATTACCGCCCAAACCAAAGCTGAGATCCTGTCTGAAGCACTACCATATATTCAGCGCTTTTTTGATAAAACCATCGTAATCAAGTACGGCGGCAATGCCATGATCGATGAGGAACTCAAAGAAGGTTTTGCTTCCGATGTTGTACTGCTTAAATTGGTCGGCATGAATCCAGTCGTAGTGCATGGCGGTGGCCCACAAATTAATGATTTGCTGGATCGCATCGGCAAAAAGGGCGAATTTATTCAAGGTATGCGTGTGACTGATGCCGAAACCATGGATGTGGTTGAAATGGTATTGGGTGGTCACGTTAACAAAGAAATCGTGTCGCTGATCAACAAGCACGGTGGGAAAGCGATTGGTTTAACCGGGCAAGATAGCCACTTCATCCGCGCTCATAAAATGATGCTGAAAGACGATGCTGGCGAAGAAACGGTCGATATCGGCCAAGTGGGTGAGATTGATAAAATTGATCCTGCTATTGTGACTCACCTCGATGCGGCAGACTTTATCCCGGTCATCGCCCCCATTGGTGTCGATGCCAGTGGTGAAAGCCTTAATATCAATGCCGATTTAGTAGCCGGTAAATTGGCCGAAGTACTGAAGGCCGAAAAACTGATCTTGATGACCAACACACCAGGCGTATTGGATAAAGAAGGCACCTTGCTAACCAAGCTAACCGCAAAACGTATTGATGAACTATTTGCTGACGGCACAATTTCTGGCGGTATGCTACCCAAAATTGGCTCAGCGCTGGATGCGGCTAAGAGCGGCGTTAACTCGGTACACATCATCGACGGCCGCGTTAAACATGCTTTATTGCTAGAAGTGCTGACCGAGCAAGGCGTTGGCACCATGATCCGCGCGAAGTAATGTGAAATCAGTGCACTAAACAAAAAAGGGCTGCAATTGCAGCCCTTTTTCTTGCCTATTCAATGGAGGCAACTACAGTGGTAGTACCCTCACGAGACGGGAGTCTACCCATGAAAACAGCACGCCAATTACTGGGCGACAAAGCCGAACAACGCACAATCTCAGTCTCACCAAATGCAACGGTCTATCAAGCCTTGCAAATCATGGCAGACAATAATATTGGTGCCATTTTGGTGATGGATGGCGACAAATTAGTTGGGATTTTTTCCGAGCGCGATTATGCCCGCAAAGTGGTTTTAATGGGCAAAACCTCCGCAGGTACTCCGATTTCGGAAATCATGACCCACAAATTGCTCTGCGTTCCACCGACCGCCAGCGTAGATGATTGCTTAGGGCTAATGACCGAAAAACGCATCCGGCACCTCCCCGTTTTAGAAAATGACCAAGTCTTAGGTATTTTGTCGATTGGGGATTTAGTGCGGGAAAAAATCGCCGATCAGGAATTCGTCATCGGTCAAATGGCTCATTACATTTATGGCTAAGCCCACCCTGCAACAATAGCGGGTAAAATAGCCGACTTTAATAGTCGGCTATTTTGTTATGCAGCCCAAATACTGGATTTTCGATCTCGACAACACGCTGCACGATGCTAGCAAACACGCCTTTCCTGTTATTGATGCTGCGATGACCAACTGGCTACAGAATAATCTGGAGCTTAGTCACACCGACGCCAACGCAATCCGTCAGGCGTACTGGCGACGTTATGGCGCAACCATGCTAGGCCTACGCAAGCACCACCCCCACCTTAGTCCACATCACTTTTTGCAGGCTTGTCATCCCTTAGCACAATTGCGCACCGCAATTCACCCCATGCCGCGGCTGAAAATCACCTTGGCTCAACTGCCGGGTCAGAAATATCTGTTCACGAATGGCCCATTGGCCTATGCCGAAATGATGCTCAATGAGCTGGGAATCGCACACTTGTTTACCGATATTGCAGCAATTGATACCGTCAAGCTGCAACCCAAACCATTCTCCGGCTCATTTCGCGCAATGCTCAAGCAATTTGGATTGCAAGCACGTGACACCGTTATGGTTGAAGACAGTATCGACAACTTGATCACTGCCAAACGTCTTGGCATGTGCACCATTTGGCTAAGGCCAAGCAACCGCAACCATCCAGCGGCAGATCGAGTGATACAGCATTTGCATCAGCTAATTCAATAAAAAAGCAGCCAATTGGCTGCTTTTTTATCTTACAACTCCACCTGCATTCCCATTTCAACCACCCGATTGGGTGGAATCTTGAAGAAATTGGTCACCCGTGTAGCGTTGCGGCTCATTAAGCTGAACAGGCGTCTACGCCACCAACTCATTGATGGGTATTTCCCCTCGACAATCGTTTCTCGTGACAAGAAGAACGAGCTATTCATTTCATCGAACTCCAGCTCAGGCTGCAACTGGGTGACCTGTTGCAGCACCTGCGGCACGCTTGGCTCTTCTTTAAAACCAAAAGTCGCAATCACCTGATAGAAACTCTCGCCCATTTTGCGTACAACAACTCGTTCACGACTGGGCACAAACGGCACATCATCGGTACGAATCGTTAGAAAAACGACCTGCTCATGCAGTACTTTATTGTGTTTCAGATTATGTAATAAGGCATGCGGTACTGTATCGGAATTGGCCGTCATAAAAATAGAAAGGCCTTCCACGCGTTGTGGTGGGCTAGACTCCAGACTTTCCACAAAACCCGCTAATGGCATCTCGCCCTCGCGCAGCTTAGTTGCCAACAACTCGCGCCCACGCTTCCAAGTCATCATCAAAGTAAAGGCCACCAAACCCAAAGCCAGTGGGAACCAACCACCTTCATGTAATTTGAGAATATTAGCCGAGAAGAATGCCAGATCGATAATCAATAAAAATGCCAATAAACACCAGTAGGCCCATTTCTTGCTGCCTTTGAAATAATGCCCCGCCACGACAAATGCCAGCAAGGTAGTCATTACCATCGTGCAGGTCACAGCAAAACCATACGCGGCAGCCAGATTACTCGAAGTACGAAACGCCAGAATTAAGATAATGACTGATAGCAGCAAAAACCAATTGATCCCGGGGATATAAATTTGCCCCATTTCCCGCTCGGAAGTGTGCTGAATATCCATCCGAGGGCAAAACCCGAGCTGAACGGCCTGATTGGCCACCGAGAATGCTCCAGAAATCACCGCTTGCGAGGCGATCACGGTTGCCATCGTCGACAAAACCACCAGCGGTAAATGGGCCCAACTAGGCGCTAAAAAGTAAAATGGATTTTTGATCGCCTCTGGCGTGGTGATCAGCAGTGCGCCTTGTCCGTAGTAGTTGAGCAGTAGCGCTGGCAATACCAGCACAAACCAGGCATAACGAATCGCCGGGCGACCAAAATGCCCCATATCCGCATACAAGGCTTCCACGCCAGTTAAACACAACACTACCGCGCCGAGTAATACAAATGCCACCCAGGGGTGTGCCATGAAAAAGCCAATGGCATACATCGGGTTGATCGAGGCAAGCACCTGCGGGGCTTTAATAATATTAATCACCCCAAGCACGGCCAGCACCACAAACCAAGTCACCATAATCGGGCCAAACAACTTCCCCACCAAGGCAGTTCCACGCGACTGCATGGCAAATAAAGCAACCATAATCATGATCGCTACAGGCAAGATATAGGGCTCTAGCGTATGCGAAACCAAGCTAATCCCTTCCAAGGCCGACAATACCGAGATCGCTGGAGTGATAATGCTTTCGCCCGAAAACAGTGCAGCACCAAAAATGCCCAGCACCGCTAATTTAAAGGCTTTATGTTTATTGTCGGTGGCACTACGTAAAGCCAGCGCCATTAAGGCCAGAATACCGCCTTCGCCGCGGTTATCGGCTTGTAAAATTACAGCCACATATTTCAGTGACACAACCAGCATCAAGCCCCAGAAAATCAGCGACAAGATTCCCATCACATTGAATGGGTTCAAATCAAGTTGCACATGGCCGTTAAAACATTCTTTTAATGTATACAGTGGGCTAGTACCGATATCGCCATAGACGACGCCAATCGCGCCAACGACTAAGCCGGCGAGTTTTTTTGGGTCATGAGTTTGTGGAGTCGACATGGTGTTTCTTTCGTCCAAAGCGGGAAGCGGATTATATGCTTGCCACCGCGCAAATGCATGATTTCAAAGCAAACGTTGCGGCAATGCACCAAAATGACCCGCTTTGTCACGGCGCGGCAGTTTCTCGTAATTTTTGCCAGTAGTCAGGTAAACGCAGCCAGTCAAAAAACGGGCCCGGGTCGGTTTTACGTTCAGGGGCGATTTCGGAATGCCCCACTAGATGCTGCACAGGATAGCGCTGCGCCAACGCGGCTAGTAGCTGCTGCAATACCTGATACTGTATTGCCTCGAAAGGCACATAATCAGAGCCTTCCAGCTCAATACCCACAGAAAAATCATTACATCGCTGCCGCCCTTGCCAATTTGACAGCCCCGCATGCCATGCGCGCTGGCCGCAAGAAACAAACTGCACTAGCTCACCATCGCGCCGAATCAGAAAATGGGCCGAAACGCGCAATGCCGATAATTCTTCATAACATGCATGATCTGCAACATTGAGAGTATTGGTAAATAAGCGCTCGATATCGTTGCCGCCAAATTGGTTGCAGCCAGCAGGCTGAGGCGGTAAATGAATATTGTGCAGCACCACCATATCTACAGCGATATCTACGGCGCGATGATCACAATTAGGGCTGGGTACCTGCCGAGCAGCACGGCACCAGCCATCAGCCCCAATTAAGAAATCTTGTTTTACAGCTAAATCAGTCATGGCAACAACTCACAAGAATGAGCAGCAATACTAGCGCTTTCGTGCGGCTGCTGCAGAGCTTTAGCGTGCGCCACCCAGCAAGGCAATCAACTGCTCATGACGGCGGAAATTGGCCTTGTCGATTTGCTGGCGCTGCGCGGGGCTTAATGCCGGATTGAGCGCCGCACTAAATTGAGCATAAAATAATTCAACCTCGGCAATACGCTTTAGATCCCGATTTGCCAGTGCTTTAAAGCCAGATAGATCATCCGCAGCAATCAATTTAGCCACCGCGTCGGGATAGACCGAACTCTTGCCATATTCGAGAAAAAACTTACTAATGTCTTGTTTGAGCTGAGCCGGTAAGTTACGTCGCATCACCATTGGATCGAAATTGAATGCTTCAGATTGCCAAATTACTTTGATGTTGCTCGATTCTTTAGGAAATTTTTTACTAAATTTGAGCAAGTCATCCGTGTTATTGGCAGCAACGTCTACTTCACCTTTTGCCACTGCCAGGAAATTGTCCTGATGGTTACCATAACGCACCGTTTTGAAATGCTGATCGACAACGATATTGTTTTTCAAAAATGCGTAGTATTGGGGCAACAAGAAACCCGAGGTGGATTTTTTATCCCCGCTGCCATAACGATAGCGCGCTTTATTGCCTAACACCTGAGCGAAATCTTGAATGCCACTGTCTTTGCGGGTAATGAGCACTGATGAATATTTATCCACGCCGCCTTTGAGGACCAGCTGGGCAAACACATCGCAATTGGCTGTTTCTACTGCCTCTAGCGCCACTTTATTACCCAAACGCGCCACTTGGATTTGCCCACTTTTTAAGCCATCCAGAATCTGCGCATAGTTTTTTGCGGCAACAGCTTTGACATTAGCACCAGTGGCTTTAGCCAGATCATCCAGCACGGGTTGCCATGCCGCAATCGCTTCTTGCTCTTCGCCGTGCGCAATCAGCCCCACCGTTAGCGTTTCACGCGCTTGAACCGATGTAACACACACCAAGGCTAGTACCAACATCCCTAGCTGACGAAAACTAATTGCGCCCATATAACAAACCCAGTTTCTTACAAAAAATTGGATACTACAGGCAAATCCGGTGCTAATGCGTAACCAAGCTTACGAAAACCAGCAAAAATTAACGCATTTAATCCTCATCCTGACAAATTCCTAGCCGATCTAGACGATAACGCATGCTGCGGAATGTAATGCCTAATAATTTGGCAGCTTGAGTGCGATTGAAGTTGGTTTTATCCAGCGCGGCCATAATGGCGGCTTTTTCCACCCGATCCAGATAATCCTGCAGCGGATAAGTATCCCCCAGATTGGCGGCTTGCGCCTCGGCCTTGTCCGCAGTCGACTGCTGGATATGCAAGTCTTCGGCATAAATATGCAGGCCATCAGATAAAGCAAGCGCGCGCTCGAGCAGGTTTTCTAATTCACGGACATTGCCCGGAAAATCATAGCGCCGCAGGGCTTGCAAAGCGTCCGCCTGTAAAACAGGCGCATCCATATTGTGCCGTTGCGCGATTTTTTTGAGCACAGCTTGCGCAATCAACAAAACATCCTCGCCCATTTCTCGCAGAGGTGGCATTTTGAGCTCGATGACATTGAGGCGGTAATACAAATCCTGCCGGAAACGCCCTTCTTCAACGCATTTAGCCAGGCTCTGATGGGTGGCCGAGATAATCCGCACATCCACATCAACCTCGCTCACGCCCCCCACTTGCCGCACTTTGCGTTCCTGAATGGCGCGCAGCAATTTCACCTGCATGGGCAACGGTAAATCGGCAACTTCATCCAAAAACAAAGTGCCACCATCTGCGGCCTGAAAAAAACCATCGCGGTCTTCAGTTGCGCCGGTGAACGCGCCTTTACGATAGCCAAAGAACTCGCTTTCCATTAAGTTTTCTGGGATCGCACCGCAGTTCACGGCAATAAATGGTTTATCTCCACGTGCAGATTTGGCGTGGATCAACCGTGCAGCACGCTCTTTACCCGAACCCGACTCACCAGTGATATACACAGGCGCCAGATTGCGCGCTAATTTATCCACTAATCCCAGCACATGCAGCAATGCAGGTGATGAGCCCAGTAATTGACTGCCAGCAGCCACCGAATTACTAGCCGGCTCACTGGTCTGCTCGAGTTTGAGCGCTGATTTCACCAGAGTACGCAATTGCTCTAATGAAACGGGCTTGGCCAGATAATCAAAGGCGCCCGCTTTAAGCGCAGCAATCGCATTATTGGTACTGCCATAGGCCGTTAAGATCGCAATGGGCACATCTAGTCGATGAGTTTGAATATGCTGTACCAGTTCCAGACCTTCGCCATCAGTCATGCGCATATCAGAGAGGCAAAGATCAAAACGTTGCGCATCCAGTTGCTTCTTGGCGACGGTAACACTATTGGCTTTAACCACATCCAACCCCATTTTTAATAGGGTAAGTTCAAGCAAATCGGCCAAGTCAGTTTCATCATCGACCACCAATACGCGTGGCAATACTTTAGATTTTTTGGCCATCGGTATATCCAAATACAATACGGAAGCAAGCACCGCCAGACGGTGGTGAAATATATTCAAGTAAAGCGCCATTGGCCGCGCAAATTTCGCGTGCGATGTACAAGCCTAGGCCAGTTCCTTTACTTTCGGTGGTAAAAAACGGCTCAAACAGCTGTGATTGCGCATCAGCCGGTACTGGCGGGCCATCATTTAACACATCCAGCACCCAGAAATCATGCTGTCGTGTCACAAGCAACTGCAAGCTCCCCGCTTGCTGACTGCAATATCGCCAGCCATTACGCGCCAAATTCCACAACACCTGTTGCAAATGGCCGGAATCAAAGCGAATCAACACCTGTGGATCACATTCAATACTCATGGGCACTTTGGTTTTTTCTTGCAGCACAAATTGCTCATTAAATGTCACCAACCATTCGGCGAGTTTAATGTCCTGCCGTTTTACACGATCGCGCCGATTCAGCTCCAATACATCCTTTACCATGCGCTCCAGGCGCTGACTATTGTCGGTAATGATGCGCGTTAATTTCTGCAAATACGGACTATCAATTGCGTCTTCTTGCAGTAATTCAGCAGCGTGGCTAATCGCCCCCAGAGGATTACGAATTTCATGCGCCAGATTGGCAGTTAGCCGCCCTAACGCCGCCAATTTCAGTTGCTGAGCTTCACGACGCAAACGGGCCATGTCCTCCAGATAAATCAACACATTACCATTGCCTTCGGTACTCAGCGGTACAAATCTGGCCCGCAAGGTATTGCGCCCATCTGCGGTCTGCACTAGCTCAGTGGCAACGCCATGCTGAGCCCGCCAGCGCGCCAGTGGAGCGGCCAACTCAGGAATATCCGCCGCCAGCGCAGAACCAATCTCCGGCCGCAAGCCTGTTACCCGCACCGCCTGCTCATTATATTGACGAATCAAATCCTGCTCATCGACAACAAATACGCCATCCGAGACATCTTGCAAAATCCGCTCGTTCACCTGCGCCAAATTAGCTAAATCAATGCTGCGCTGCTCGGCAAGCACCCGATTTTCTTCCGCGTAGCGTGACAGGCGAAAAGCCAACCAAGCAACCGCAAAACTCGCGATCGACAGCAAAGCGGTCGACATTGGGCTAATTTCAGCTGCATCTCCCTGCACATAAGACCAACTCAGCTGCAGCAGCAGGGCAATACTGGCCATAGAGGCATGAAACAAGCTCATTCGCCCGCGAGCAATCAGCCCCGCGGCGGCCAGATAAGGCAACAGTAAAATGCCTAAGCCACTTTTGATGCCACCGCCCAAATGCATCAGACTGACGATCATTAACACATCGACCATCACCTGCAGCGATAACTGCAAGTCAAAACGTGGCCAGCGTTTAGCGATACCCCAAGTAAACAGCAACGCAAACAGGGTGTACGAACCCAGAATCCCGGCCACCACCACCAACTCTTTAGAATCAGCCAAGGGGCTGCGGGTGAGCGTAAAAATCCCCACCATCAGACCAA from Chitinibacter fontanus encodes:
- a CDS encoding pyrimidine 5'-nucleotidase yields the protein MQPKYWIFDLDNTLHDASKHAFPVIDAAMTNWLQNNLELSHTDANAIRQAYWRRYGATMLGLRKHHPHLSPHHFLQACHPLAQLRTAIHPMPRLKITLAQLPGQKYLFTNGPLAYAEMMLNELGIAHLFTDIAAIDTVKLQPKPFSGSFRAMLKQFGLQARDTVMVEDSIDNLITAKRLGMCTIWLRPSNRNHPAADRVIQHLHQLIQ
- the phnD gene encoding phosphate/phosphite/phosphonate ABC transporter substrate-binding protein, which translates into the protein MGAISFRQLGMLVLALVCVTSVQARETLTVGLIAHGEEQEAIAAWQPVLDDLAKATGANVKAVAAKNYAQILDGLKSGQIQVARLGNKVALEAVETANCDVFAQLVLKGGVDKYSSVLITRKDSGIQDFAQVLGNKARYRYGSGDKKSTSGFLLPQYYAFLKNNIVVDQHFKTVRYGNHQDNFLAVAKGEVDVAANNTDDLLKFSKKFPKESSNIKVIWQSEAFNFDPMVMRRNLPAQLKQDISKFFLEYGKSSVYPDAVAKLIAADDLSGFKALANRDLKRIAEVELFYAQFSAALNPALSPAQRQQIDKANFRRHEQLIALLGGAR
- the ampD gene encoding 1,6-anhydro-N-acetylmuramyl-L-alanine amidase AmpD, with amino-acid sequence MTDLAVKQDFLIGADGWCRAARQVPSPNCDHRAVDIAVDMVVLHNIHLPPQPAGCNQFGGNDIERLFTNTLNVADHACYEELSALRVSAHFLIRRDGELVQFVSCGQRAWHAGLSNWQGRQRCNDFSVGIELEGSDYVPFEAIQYQVLQQLLAALAQRYPVQHLVGHSEIAPERKTDPGPFFDWLRLPDYWQKLRETAAP
- a CDS encoding sensor histidine kinase produces the protein MTQNSRSISEALWRSLAFFNVFRLLTIIGLMVGIFTLTRSPLADSKELVVVAGILGSYTLFALLFTWGIAKRWPRFDLQLSLQVMVDVLMIVSLMHLGGGIKSGLGILLLPYLAAAGLIARGRMSLFHASMASIALLLQLSWSYVQGDAAEISPMSTALLSIASFAVAWLAFRLSRYAEENRVLAEQRSIDLANLAQVNERILQDVSDGVFVVDEQDLIRQYNEQAVRVTGLRPEIGSALAADIPELAAPLARWRAQHGVATELVQTADGRNTLRARFVPLSTEGNGNVLIYLEDMARLRREAQQLKLAALGRLTANLAHEIRNPLGAISHAAELLQEDAIDSPYLQKLTRIITDNSQRLERMVKDVLELNRRDRVKRQDIKLAEWLVTFNEQFVLQEKTKVPMSIECDPQVLIRFDSGHLQQVLWNLARNGWRYCSQQAGSLQLLVTRQHDFWVLDVLNDGPPVPADAQSQLFEPFFTTESKGTGLGLYIAREICAANGALLEYISPPSGGACFRIVFGYTDGQKI
- a CDS encoding sigma-54-dependent transcriptional regulator is translated as MAKKSKVLPRVLVVDDETDLADLLELTLLKMGLDVVKANSVTVAKKQLDAQRFDLCLSDMRMTDGEGLELVQHIQTHRLDVPIAILTAYGSTNNAIAALKAGAFDYLAKPVSLEQLRTLVKSALKLEQTSEPASNSVAAGSQLLGSSPALLHVLGLVDKLARNLAPVYITGESGSGKERAARLIHAKSARGDKPFIAVNCGAIPENLMESEFFGYRKGAFTGATEDRDGFFQAADGGTLFLDEVADLPLPMQVKLLRAIQERKVRQVGGVSEVDVDVRIISATHQSLAKCVEEGRFRQDLYYRLNVIELKMPPLREMGEDVLLIAQAVLKKIAQRHNMDAPVLQADALQALRRYDFPGNVRELENLLERALALSDGLHIYAEDLHIQQSTADKAEAQAANLGDTYPLQDYLDRVEKAAIMAALDKTNFNRTQAAKLLGITFRSMRYRLDRLGICQDED
- a CDS encoding CBS domain-containing protein, producing MKTARQLLGDKAEQRTISVSPNATVYQALQIMADNNIGAILVMDGDKLVGIFSERDYARKVVLMGKTSAGTPISEIMTHKLLCVPPTASVDDCLGLMTEKRIRHLPVLENDQVLGILSIGDLVREKIADQEFVIGQMAHYIYG
- a CDS encoding potassium transporter Kup, whose protein sequence is MSTPQTHDPKKLAGLVVGAIGVVYGDIGTSPLYTLKECFNGHVQLDLNPFNVMGILSLIFWGLMLVVSLKYVAVILQADNRGEGGILALMALALRSATDNKHKAFKLAVLGIFGAALFSGESIITPAISVLSALEGISLVSHTLEPYILPVAIMIMVALFAMQSRGTALVGKLFGPIMVTWFVVLAVLGVINIIKAPQVLASINPMYAIGFFMAHPWVAFVLLGAVVLCLTGVEALYADMGHFGRPAIRYAWFVLVLPALLLNYYGQGALLITTPEAIKNPFYFLAPSWAHLPLVVLSTMATVIASQAVISGAFSVANQAVQLGFCPRMDIQHTSEREMGQIYIPGINWFLLLSVIILILAFRTSSNLAAAYGFAVTCTMVMTTLLAFVVAGHYFKGSKKWAYWCLLAFLLIIDLAFFSANILKLHEGGWFPLALGLVAFTLMMTWKRGRELLATKLREGEMPLAGFVESLESSPPQRVEGLSIFMTANSDTVPHALLHNLKHNKVLHEQVVFLTIRTDDVPFVPSRERVVVRKMGESFYQVIATFGFKEEPSVPQVLQQVTQLQPELEFDEMNSSFFLSRETIVEGKYPSMSWWRRRLFSLMSRNATRVTNFFKIPPNRVVEMGMQVEL
- the argB gene encoding acetylglutamate kinase yields the protein MSEITAQTKAEILSEALPYIQRFFDKTIVIKYGGNAMIDEELKEGFASDVVLLKLVGMNPVVVHGGGPQINDLLDRIGKKGEFIQGMRVTDAETMDVVEMVLGGHVNKEIVSLINKHGGKAIGLTGQDSHFIRAHKMMLKDDAGEETVDIGQVGEIDKIDPAIVTHLDAADFIPVIAPIGVDASGESLNINADLVAGKLAEVLKAEKLILMTNTPGVLDKEGTLLTKLTAKRIDELFADGTISGGMLPKIGSALDAAKSGVNSVHIIDGRVKHALLLEVLTEQGVGTMIRAK